In Liquorilactobacillus nagelii DSM 13675, the following proteins share a genomic window:
- the murI gene encoding glutamate racemase: protein MTTDEKKRPVGVFDSGVGGISVLKELHRLLPHENYVFYGDSANAPYGTRTTADVRKLSFAVVEKLLTQNIKALVIACNTATSAAVVQIRERYPELPVVGLEPAVKPAIERYPQQRIAVMATPLTLREEKFQKQLLLYQGQAELIPVPAPDLVEFVERGELASPALQKYLTKLLEPLEPVSAVVLGCTHFPFARPAIRQVVGSQPWIIDGGPGAARELQRLLNQANLLNAQSATGQVKFYNSDSDPAKITLSEKLFAAAID, encoded by the coding sequence ATGACTACCGATGAAAAAAAACGACCAGTTGGAGTATTTGATTCTGGTGTGGGCGGAATTAGTGTTTTAAAAGAACTGCATCGTCTTTTGCCACACGAAAATTACGTGTTTTATGGTGACTCGGCTAATGCACCTTATGGAACACGGACGACTGCTGATGTTCGCAAGCTTAGTTTTGCGGTGGTCGAAAAATTATTAACCCAAAACATTAAGGCCTTAGTGATTGCTTGTAATACCGCTACTAGTGCAGCAGTTGTTCAGATTCGTGAACGTTATCCTGAATTGCCGGTTGTCGGCTTGGAGCCAGCAGTTAAACCGGCAATTGAACGTTATCCGCAACAAAGAATCGCAGTCATGGCTACACCGCTAACACTTCGAGAAGAAAAGTTTCAAAAACAGTTATTGCTTTATCAGGGGCAGGCTGAATTAATTCCTGTTCCGGCTCCTGACTTGGTTGAATTTGTTGAACGCGGCGAGTTAGCTTCACCAGCATTACAAAAATATTTAACTAAGCTACTTGAACCGCTTGAGCCAGTTAGTGCAGTAGTTTTAGGATGTACCCATTTTCCATTTGCTCGTCCGGCAATTCGGCAAGTAGTTGGGTCGCAGCCTTGGATAATTGATGGCGGACCGGGAGCAGCACGTGAATTGCAGCGTTTGTTAAATCAAGCAAATTTATTAAATGCCCAATCAGCAACTGGTCAGGTTAAATTTTACAACAGTGATTCCGATCCAGCTAAAATTACTTTGAGTGAGAAATTGTTTGCTGCTGCAATTGATTAA
- a CDS encoding rhomboid family intramembrane serine protease encodes MQVQKKDIKLPDWYLRRKHPLYGRFKKYFSGHWVTNFLIGITIIVYLIEFLLSGSFNISGRVLEVMGGRWNPDLMAGEWWRLFTPIFLHVTIYHIAFNMVALYYAGPLVEEVYGHFKFLLIYLFTGFTGNLLSALFSQNSISAGASTSLFGLFAVLALLQIVRGFRHQFSEISRSATTLIIANLIFNLFMPGVDIAGHIGGLLGGAISVLLWTPADVRKHYLHDGLGTAAALVVVVGVCLWLTGVIYY; translated from the coding sequence ATGCAAGTTCAAAAAAAAGACATCAAATTACCAGATTGGTATTTACGCCGGAAACATCCACTATATGGTCGCTTTAAAAAATATTTTAGTGGTCATTGGGTTACAAATTTCTTGATAGGAATTACCATTATCGTTTATTTAATTGAGTTTTTGCTAAGTGGAAGTTTTAATATTAGTGGTCGAGTTTTAGAAGTTATGGGTGGTCGTTGGAACCCAGACTTAATGGCGGGAGAATGGTGGCGCTTGTTTACACCAATCTTTTTGCATGTTACGATTTATCACATCGCCTTCAATATGGTGGCGTTGTATTATGCTGGACCGTTAGTTGAAGAAGTTTATGGTCACTTTAAATTTTTATTGATTTACTTATTTACCGGCTTTACAGGGAATCTTTTAAGTGCTTTGTTTAGCCAAAATTCTATTTCTGCTGGAGCCTCAACGTCACTATTTGGCTTGTTTGCCGTTTTAGCATTGTTGCAGATTGTTCGGGGCTTTCGTCATCAGTTTTCAGAAATTAGTCGTTCAGCGACTACCTTAATTATAGCTAATCTGATCTTTAACTTATTCATGCCAGGAGTCGATATTGCTGGGCATATTGGTGGCTTACTCGGTGGAGCGATCTCAGTTTTACTCTGGACACCGGCTGATGTTCGCAAGCATTATCTGCATGATGGTTTAGGAACAGCTGCTGCTTTAGTTGTGGTTGTTGGTGTCTGTCTTTGGTTAACTGGAGTAATTTATTATTAG